The genomic segment CTCTTGCGCGTGCTCGCCCTGGAAGGATGGGAAAGCTCCCAGATCTTTCCGATCTACAGCGTCGGGGTGGTCGCGGTGAGCGCGGCGCTCGCCGCGGCGATTTTTCGCGAGCGTCTCTCGCGCCGCAAATCGGCCGGCCTGGCCGCCGGCCTGGTGGCCGTGGCTCTGCTCAACCGGTAGGCCCGCTCCGGCTTCAGCGCGCGCCGAGCAGCTTTTCGAGCTGAGCCACGACGCGCGGGTCCTCCGGCTCGACCGCGCTCTCGAAGACCGCCACCGGCCTGCCCGACCGGTCGAGGAGATACTTCTGGAAGTTCCAGCGCGGCGGCTTCGCGGTCCGCGCGGCGAGGTCGCGAAACAGCGGATTGGCGCCCGCTCCGACCACCGAGCTCTTCGCGAACATCGGGAAGGTGACACCGTAGTTCAACCGGCAGAACTCGGCGATCTCGTCGTTCGAGCCCGGCTCCTGCCCGCCGAAGTCGTTTGCCGGAAAGCCGAGCACGGCGAAGCCCTTGTCGCGATAGCGGCGATAGAGCCGCTCCAGCCCTTCGTACTGCGGCGTGTAGCCGCACTTGCTCGCGGTGTTGACGATCAGCAGCACCTTGCC from the Candidatus Zixiibacteriota bacterium genome contains:
- a CDS encoding glutathione peroxidase, encoding MARASFVVSILVAVIASGSAERGFAAEAACPAILDRKLVSLSGETVSLCRFGGKVLLIVNTASKCGYTPQYEGLERLYRRYRDKGFAVLGFPANDFGGQEPGSNDEIAEFCRLNYGVTFPMFAKSSVVGAGANPLFRDLAARTAKPPRWNFQKYLLDRSGRPVAVFESAVEPEDPRVVAQLEKLLGAR